A region of Granulibacter bethesdensis DNA encodes the following proteins:
- a CDS encoding N-acetylmuramoyl-L-alanine amidase → MADLLSLHRRSFLGAMTSGQLLARAGLLASWMLPPALLDSIAEAEAAGPQKHGHPHAIKTLHAPRAGQSAARKNNAARLIMLDPGHGGKDPGAIGVTGTYEKHVALAAAKELKRQLERTGRYRVELTRSNDTFIPLDGRVDRAQSKGASLFISMHADALHNAGVRGASVYTLATSASDAQTASLAKRENSVDRFGGPAFSNQPPDIARILTSLVRRETRIGSARLSHSMVSSLDSTVPMLTHPARHAGFVVLKAADIPSVLVEMGFMSNHQDEALLRRPDHRMRIAAAMTRAVEAYFATSTGYAMRG, encoded by the coding sequence ATGGCTGATCTTCTGTCACTGCACCGCCGCAGCTTCCTTGGCGCGATGACCTCCGGGCAGCTCCTTGCCAGGGCGGGCCTGCTCGCCAGCTGGATGTTGCCTCCCGCATTGCTGGACAGCATAGCAGAGGCCGAGGCTGCGGGGCCGCAGAAACATGGCCATCCGCATGCCATAAAAACATTGCATGCTCCGCGCGCCGGCCAATCCGCCGCCCGGAAAAACAATGCGGCCCGTCTCATCATGCTCGATCCCGGCCATGGAGGGAAAGATCCGGGCGCCATCGGCGTCACCGGCACCTATGAAAAACATGTCGCCCTTGCTGCCGCAAAGGAACTGAAACGCCAGCTGGAACGGACCGGGCGCTACCGGGTGGAACTGACCCGCAGCAACGACACCTTCATTCCCCTTGATGGAAGGGTGGATCGCGCCCAGAGCAAGGGTGCTTCCCTGTTCATCTCCATGCACGCGGATGCGCTGCATAATGCCGGGGTGCGCGGGGCCAGCGTCTATACACTGGCAACGTCAGCCTCTGACGCGCAGACAGCGTCTCTGGCGAAACGGGAAAACAGCGTGGACCGGTTTGGCGGCCCGGCTTTTAGCAACCAGCCACCCGATATCGCCCGTATTCTCACCAGTCTGGTGCGGCGGGAGACCCGAATCGGATCAGCCCGACTGTCACACAGCATGGTCAGCAGCCTCGACAGCACCGTGCCAATGCTGACCCATCCTGCCCGCCATGCCGGCTTTGTCGTTCTGAAAGCCGCCGATATTCCCAGTGTGCTGGTCGAGATGGGCTTCATGTCCAATCATCAGGACGAGGCCCTGTTACGTCGCCCTGATCATCGCATGCGGATCGCCGCCGCCATGACCCGTGCCGTAGAAGCCTATTTCGCCACCAGCACCGGCTATGCCATGCGGGGATGA
- a CDS encoding Rne/Rng family ribonuclease yields the protein MTKKMLIDASHAEETRVVVMDGNRLEDFDVEAASRKQIKGNIYLAKVVRVEPSLQAAFVEYGGNRHGFLAFSEIHPDYYQIPVADRQRLLAMQEEEAREEEEAEEAEFSAAEARRAAGRPLNTAQEVIHTDPEQAEASGPQEDDPDGGEDGGEQDESTAGSSVEAGDEGNLHASAEEGDDQEESRQTSRPARQKEDRERRSPRFLRNYKIQEVIKRRQILLIQVVKEERGNKGAALSTYISLAGRYCVLMPNSPRGGGVSRKITSATDRRRLKDIISALEIPRGMGMIVRTAGGNRPKAEIMRDCEYLLRLWDDIRDITLRSSAPALIHEEASLIKRAIRDVYTSTIEEVLVDGEEGWRAARDIMRMLMPSHARKVICWNANKERAGQPLFAHYQVESQLDAILAPNVSLKSGGYLVINQAEALVAIDVNSGRSTKERGIEETALRTNLEAADEVARQLRLRDLAGLIVIDFIDMESRKHNGMVERRLKEALKNDRARIQVGQISSFGLLEMSRQRLRPSLTETSMITCPHCNGLGLVRTTEGASVHVLRAIEEEGARRRYAEIMVHAAADVAFYILNNRRDFLATLESRFGMKVLFSADAQFSGSQLRIEKIRARAMEEVVQTSLIGVADPQPNIAGDLYDFADASDGFATFEAAPGAVLDVTVQAEPIGTAEGSSKGGRLSSAEEESDIGQDDGDRRRRRRRRRRRGNRRDDGAENGLDARSEQDDNGNPTEEEEPVSHGAANTPALPLETTELPVAGIAAEETTVETQGDAVDGTQAVSGEFGDEFAEDSRPRRRGRRGGRGRRQSAQANGHDAGPVVYTGPTPADPFGQQPLDVFDVIDVIEQPMIRDGKVDQGSWSEHHPDPVPEPVVVSEEQAEPYIAPPIQPVVIEDAAPRARRGWWKR from the coding sequence ATGACCAAAAAAATGCTCATCGACGCCAGCCATGCGGAAGAAACCCGCGTGGTGGTGATGGATGGAAACCGGCTTGAAGATTTCGACGTCGAGGCAGCGTCCCGTAAACAGATCAAAGGGAATATTTATCTCGCCAAAGTCGTCCGGGTAGAGCCGAGTCTTCAGGCCGCTTTCGTCGAATATGGCGGCAACCGGCATGGCTTTCTGGCTTTCAGTGAAATCCATCCCGACTACTACCAGATCCCTGTTGCCGACCGTCAGCGCCTGCTCGCCATGCAGGAAGAGGAAGCACGTGAGGAGGAGGAGGCTGAGGAAGCCGAATTTTCCGCCGCTGAGGCGCGTCGTGCCGCAGGCCGCCCCCTGAACACCGCTCAGGAGGTCATCCACACGGATCCGGAGCAAGCCGAAGCCTCCGGTCCGCAAGAGGATGACCCCGATGGTGGAGAGGATGGCGGAGAGCAGGATGAATCCACTGCCGGTTCTTCTGTCGAGGCAGGGGATGAGGGGAACCTCCATGCTTCCGCCGAGGAAGGCGATGATCAGGAGGAAAGCCGTCAGACCTCGCGCCCGGCCCGCCAGAAAGAGGATCGTGAGCGCCGCTCCCCCCGTTTCCTGCGCAATTATAAAATTCAGGAAGTCATCAAGCGCCGCCAGATCCTGCTGATTCAGGTGGTGAAGGAAGAGCGGGGTAATAAAGGGGCCGCGCTGAGCACCTATATTTCCCTCGCTGGCCGCTATTGCGTGCTGATGCCGAACTCGCCGCGTGGTGGTGGCGTGTCACGCAAGATTACCTCCGCCACTGATCGCCGCCGCCTGAAAGACATTATCAGCGCGCTGGAGATCCCGCGCGGCATGGGCATGATCGTCCGGACCGCTGGCGGGAACCGCCCGAAGGCGGAGATCATGCGCGACTGCGAATACCTGCTGCGCCTGTGGGATGATATCCGCGACATCACCCTGCGTTCGTCCGCACCTGCGCTGATTCACGAGGAAGCCAGCCTGATCAAGCGGGCGATCCGTGATGTCTATACCAGTACGATCGAGGAAGTGCTGGTCGATGGTGAAGAAGGTTGGCGGGCTGCGCGCGATATCATGCGCATGCTGATGCCCTCCCATGCCCGCAAGGTGATCTGCTGGAACGCCAACAAGGAACGTGCCGGACAGCCTCTGTTCGCGCATTATCAGGTTGAATCGCAGCTCGATGCCATTCTGGCGCCGAATGTTTCGCTGAAATCCGGCGGCTATCTGGTGATCAACCAGGCCGAGGCTCTGGTGGCGATCGACGTCAATTCCGGTCGTTCCACGAAGGAGCGGGGCATTGAGGAAACGGCCCTCCGCACCAATCTGGAAGCGGCCGATGAGGTCGCCCGTCAGTTGCGTCTGCGTGACCTTGCCGGTCTGATCGTGATCGATTTCATCGACATGGAAAGCCGCAAGCATAACGGCATGGTCGAGCGGCGCCTGAAGGAAGCGTTGAAAAACGACCGTGCCCGCATTCAGGTCGGCCAGATCAGCAGCTTTGGCCTGCTGGAAATGAGCCGCCAGCGTCTGCGCCCGTCCCTGACCGAAACCAGCATGATTACCTGCCCGCATTGCAATGGACTTGGTCTGGTCCGCACCACTGAGGGTGCTTCCGTCCATGTGCTGCGGGCGATCGAGGAAGAGGGCGCACGCCGTCGCTATGCCGAGATCATGGTGCATGCCGCTGCCGATGTAGCGTTCTATATTCTCAACAATCGCCGGGATTTTCTGGCCACGCTGGAATCCCGCTTCGGCATGAAGGTGCTGTTCTCCGCTGATGCGCAGTTCAGTGGTTCCCAGTTGCGGATTGAGAAAATCCGCGCCCGTGCGATGGAAGAAGTGGTCCAGACTTCGCTGATCGGGGTTGCTGATCCGCAGCCGAACATTGCGGGTGATCTGTATGATTTCGCTGATGCCTCTGACGGTTTTGCGACGTTCGAGGCGGCCCCTGGGGCGGTATTGGACGTGACCGTGCAGGCAGAACCGATTGGTACCGCGGAAGGAAGCAGCAAGGGTGGCAGGCTGTCTTCCGCAGAAGAAGAGTCTGACATCGGACAGGATGATGGAGATCGCCGCCGTCGCCGCCGTCGCCGTCGCCGTCGTGGCAATCGCCGTGATGACGGGGCCGAGAATGGGTTGGATGCCAGGTCCGAGCAGGATGATAACGGCAATCCGACCGAGGAGGAGGAACCTGTCAGTCACGGGGCTGCCAATACCCCTGCATTGCCCCTGGAAACTACAGAGCTGCCAGTGGCCGGGATTGCTGCCGAAGAAACCACCGTGGAAACACAGGGTGATGCCGTTGATGGCACGCAGGCTGTCTCCGGTGAATTTGGTGATGAGTTTGCGGAGGATTCCCGTCCGCGCCGTCGTGGCCGCCGTGGCGGGCGTGGGCGCCGTCAGTCTGCTCAGGCGAATGGTCATGATGCCGGACCAGTTGTCTATACCGGTCCTACCCCGGCTGATCCATTCGGTCAGCAACCGCTGGATGTATTCGACGTGATCGACGTTATTGAGCAACCGATGATCCGTGACGGGAAAGTGGATCAGGGCTCCTGGTCCGAACACCATCCTGATCCGGTGCCTGAGCCGGTTGTCGTGTCTGAGGAACAGGCAGAGCCCTATATTGCGCCTCCCATCCAGCCAGTGGTGATTGAGGATGCCGCTCCACGGGCCAGACGCGGCTGGTGGAAACGCTGA
- a CDS encoding c-type cytochrome produces MKAAIPVFLVMVVVLSGASNTAAMADKAASDPSVMVQGGWSVPDINTLPQDEWGRTVRYGRDLIVRTASLIGPEVADPARRFAGNNLNCQSCHLQGGTKKFGLPLIGVFADFPNYRARSGTVGTIEDRVQGCMQRSMNGKPLPLDGKEMKAIVSYLQFLSTGRPVGAPTLGRGAGSMPELMRAADPVRGQAVYSQVCAACHGQDGQGQRVGRVGDAQGYAVPPLWGTDSFNRGAGMDRLINTANFIRHNMPDGTNWTQPVLSIEDSWDVAAFVNTQPRPVKADLQRDYPNRIEKPVDTPYGPYADGFSRKQHVLGPFQPVRDALKYLRNADR; encoded by the coding sequence ATGAAGGCAGCGATACCGGTTTTTCTGGTTATGGTTGTGGTATTGTCAGGTGCATCGAACACTGCCGCCATGGCTGATAAAGCCGCTTCTGATCCTTCTGTTATGGTGCAGGGGGGCTGGTCTGTTCCCGATATCAATACCCTGCCGCAGGATGAATGGGGCCGTACGGTCAGATATGGCCGCGATTTGATTGTCAGGACCGCGTCCCTGATCGGTCCGGAAGTTGCTGATCCGGCACGGCGTTTTGCCGGCAACAATCTGAATTGCCAGAGCTGTCATCTGCAGGGCGGAACCAAAAAATTTGGCCTGCCCCTGATTGGGGTATTCGCAGATTTTCCGAATTATCGCGCCCGTTCCGGCACTGTCGGGACAATTGAGGATCGTGTGCAGGGATGCATGCAACGTAGCATGAACGGTAAGCCTCTGCCTCTGGATGGAAAGGAGATGAAGGCGATCGTCTCCTACCTGCAATTTCTGTCTACTGGTCGTCCTGTTGGCGCGCCTACGTTGGGACGAGGGGCCGGGAGCATGCCAGAGTTGATGCGGGCTGCTGACCCCGTGCGTGGTCAGGCCGTGTACAGTCAGGTTTGTGCCGCATGCCATGGTCAGGATGGGCAGGGACAGCGTGTCGGCAGAGTGGGTGATGCACAGGGATACGCGGTACCACCGTTATGGGGGACTGACAGCTTCAATAGGGGTGCCGGGATGGATCGTCTGATCAATACAGCGAATTTTATCCGCCATAACATGCCGGACGGTACGAACTGGACACAGCCGGTGCTCTCCATTGAGGATTCGTGGGATGTGGCGGCTTTTGTCAATACACAGCCCAGACCTGTCAAAGCAGATCTCCAGCGGGATTATCCGAACAGAATTGAAAAACCCGTTGATACACCCTATGGCCCTTATGCGGATGGGTTCAGCCGGAAGCAGCATGTCCTCGGGCCGTTTCAGCCTGTTCGCGACGCTCTCAAATATCTGCGCAATGCAGACAGATAA
- a CDS encoding biliverdin-producing heme oxygenase has translation MTALSITLKQQTYSDHDRLDQAVRKLLITLDGYRHFLTAQYCFHRDIVPLYQKKVLLQLIPDLAERNRLPAIEADAAVLGLTLPSMQSAIPTGAKDTSAALGWLYVAEGSKLGAVHIARQLQRHGLHDTYGLRHLHLGHDGVSVGWLRFRSMLDHTAVEAEQCIRHAQQAFMRITRYLELPA, from the coding sequence ATGACAGCTTTATCAATCACACTGAAACAACAGACATATTCCGATCATGACAGGCTGGACCAGGCTGTCAGAAAACTTCTGATTACGCTTGATGGATACAGGCATTTTCTGACAGCACAGTATTGTTTTCACAGGGATATCGTTCCGCTTTATCAGAAGAAGGTACTGCTTCAACTGATCCCTGACCTTGCTGAGCGCAACCGTCTGCCAGCCATTGAAGCCGATGCCGCTGTCCTTGGGCTGACACTGCCATCCATGCAGTCAGCCATTCCAACCGGTGCAAAAGACACATCCGCCGCTCTTGGCTGGCTGTATGTCGCAGAAGGATCAAAGCTTGGCGCTGTCCATATTGCGAGACAGCTTCAAAGGCATGGGCTGCATGACACTTATGGTCTGCGGCATCTTCATCTGGGGCACGATGGCGTATCGGTGGGATGGCTGCGTTTCAGATCTATGCTGGATCATACTGCTGTGGAAGCGGAACAGTGCATCCGTCATGCGCAACAGGCCTTTATGCGGATCACGCGCTATCTTGAGTTGCCCGCCTGA
- a CDS encoding NAD(+) synthase codes for MEMVATSCDNDGMSHVEQRPFSPFPSLYSHGLVRVAACVPSVHIAHPARNADEIAALAARANAEGVAVAVFPELCLSGYAIDDLVQQDVLLDAVDAAVGALLRRSAGWMSVIVIGAPVRQGGCLFNAAIVLHRGRVLGVVPKSYLPNYREFYECRHFTPGLSVQGQSIRIGDEDAPFGTDLLFTAEDVEGLTLHVEICEDMWMPVSPATLGALNGATVLANLSGSPITIGRADSRALLSRSASMRCVAATIYAAAGWGESTTDLAWDGQATIYENGTLLAETPRFAQEATMAVADIDPGLLMQERMRVHGFEENRREMASADIRRIGFRLDPPSRDLGLRRRVERFPFVPADPARLAQDCYEAYNIQVRGLAQRLSAAKIGKLVIGVSGGLDSTHALIVAARAMDVLARPRSDILAYTMPGFATGDETRNNALALMRVLGVSAHELDIRPAARQMLADLEHPFSGGEQVYDITFENVQAGLRTDYLFRLANQHNGIVLGTGDLSELALGWCTYGVGDQMSHYNVNAGVPKTLIQHLIRWAGASGDFSDEARVIFEAILNTEISPELIPVAEGEKPQSTEGTIGPYALHDFTLFHVLRYGFRPSKIAFLAWHAWHDAQQGVWPPNYPADQRHAYGLADIRHWMQVFLKRFFGFSQFKRSALPNGPKVSAGGALSPRGDWRAPSDGSAEIWLQELAAHVPDDFS; via the coding sequence ATGGAGATGGTCGCTACTTCATGCGATAATGATGGCATGTCCCATGTCGAGCAGCGTCCGTTCTCCCCTTTTCCCTCCCTTTACAGCCATGGTCTGGTAAGGGTGGCGGCATGTGTGCCATCTGTTCACATTGCCCATCCGGCCCGGAATGCGGACGAGATTGCTGCTCTGGCAGCACGGGCCAATGCGGAGGGGGTGGCGGTCGCGGTATTCCCTGAACTCTGCCTGAGCGGATATGCCATTGACGATCTGGTGCAGCAGGATGTGCTGCTGGATGCGGTGGATGCTGCAGTGGGGGCGTTGCTACGCCGCAGCGCGGGCTGGATGAGTGTGATCGTCATCGGTGCTCCGGTACGGCAGGGCGGGTGTCTGTTCAATGCTGCCATCGTGCTGCATCGCGGGCGCGTGCTGGGTGTGGTGCCGAAATCCTACCTGCCGAATTATCGGGAATTTTACGAGTGCCGTCATTTCACGCCCGGGCTTTCGGTGCAGGGGCAGAGCATCCGCATCGGTGATGAGGACGCACCTTTCGGCACAGATCTTCTGTTTACCGCTGAGGATGTGGAGGGACTGACCCTGCATGTCGAGATCTGTGAAGACATGTGGATGCCGGTGTCTCCGGCCACTCTGGGGGCGTTGAACGGGGCGACGGTGCTGGCCAATCTTTCCGGCAGTCCGATCACCATCGGGCGTGCTGACAGCCGTGCATTGCTGAGCCGCTCTGCCTCCATGCGCTGTGTCGCAGCCACGATCTATGCGGCGGCGGGTTGGGGGGAGAGCACGACCGATCTCGCCTGGGACGGGCAGGCCACGATTTATGAAAACGGAACCCTGCTGGCTGAAACGCCCCGTTTCGCGCAGGAAGCCACGATGGCAGTGGCCGATATTGATCCGGGCCTGCTGATGCAGGAGCGGATGCGGGTGCATGGGTTCGAGGAAAACCGGCGGGAAATGGCGAGCGCAGACATCCGCCGGATCGGTTTCCGGCTGGACCCGCCATCCCGTGATCTGGGGCTGCGTCGCCGGGTAGAGCGTTTTCCCTTCGTGCCTGCCGATCCCGCCCGTCTGGCTCAGGATTGCTATGAGGCCTACAATATTCAGGTGCGTGGTCTGGCGCAGCGCCTGTCTGCCGCCAAAATCGGCAAGCTGGTCATCGGGGTGTCGGGAGGGCTGGATTCAACCCATGCCCTGATCGTGGCAGCGCGGGCGATGGATGTGCTGGCACGGCCCCGTTCCGACATTCTGGCCTACACCATGCCCGGTTTTGCGACCGGGGATGAAACACGCAACAACGCGCTGGCGCTGATGCGGGTGCTCGGCGTGTCCGCGCATGAGCTGGATATACGGCCGGCCGCGCGGCAGATGCTGGCCGATCTGGAGCACCCCTTTTCCGGAGGGGAACAGGTCTATGACATTACTTTCGAGAATGTGCAGGCCGGGCTGCGCACCGATTACCTGTTCCGGCTCGCCAATCAGCATAACGGGATTGTGCTCGGCACCGGTGACCTGTCGGAGCTGGCGCTGGGCTGGTGCACCTATGGCGTCGGTGACCAGATGTCGCACTACAACGTCAATGCCGGAGTGCCCAAGACCCTGATCCAGCATCTGATCCGCTGGGCCGGAGCCAGCGGCGATTTCTCCGATGAGGCACGTGTGATTTTCGAGGCGATCCTGAACACCGAAATCTCGCCGGAGCTGATCCCGGTTGCGGAAGGGGAGAAGCCGCAGAGCACGGAAGGCACCATCGGCCCCTATGCGTTGCATGATTTTACCCTGTTCCATGTCCTGCGCTACGGGTTCCGTCCATCGAAGATTGCTTTTCTGGCCTGGCACGCCTGGCACGATGCCCAGCAGGGCGTATGGCCACCCAACTACCCGGCAGATCAGCGGCACGCCTACGGTCTGGCCGATATCAGGCACTGGATGCAGGTGTTCCTGAAGCGTTTCTTCGGCTTCAGCCAGTTCAAACGATCCGCGCTGCCGAATGGTCCGAAAGTCTCTGCCGGGGGAGCATTGTCCCCGCGCGGTGACTGGCGGGCGCCGTCCGATGGCAGCGCAGAGATATGGCTGCAAGAGCTGGCTGCTCATGTGCCGGATGATTTTTCCTGA
- a CDS encoding VOC family protein, giving the protein MRFTIDRLDHLVMNVRDVEISASWYQRVLGMEREEFGAERRTALRFGGQKINLRPFDNETRSWSTAAHPQIGSDDLCFITAVGPDQVIEHLHDCGVTVEEGPVRKHGALGQIHSIYCRDPDGNLVEIASYLAE; this is encoded by the coding sequence ATGCGATTCACCATCGACCGCCTTGATCACCTCGTTATGAATGTCCGTGATGTGGAAATATCCGCATCCTGGTACCAGCGTGTGCTGGGGATGGAACGGGAAGAATTCGGGGCGGAGCGTCGTACCGCGCTGCGTTTTGGCGGCCAGAAAATCAATCTGCGCCCGTTCGATAACGAAACCCGCAGCTGGTCTACTGCTGCTCATCCGCAGATCGGCAGTGATGATCTGTGCTTCATCACGGCGGTCGGGCCGGATCAGGTGATCGAGCATCTGCACGATTGCGGCGTCACGGTCGAGGAAGGGCCGGTGCGCAAACATGGTGCGTTGGGTCAGATTCATTCCATCTACTGCCGGGACCCTGATGGTAATCTGGTGGAGATCGCCTCCTACCTCGCTGAATAA
- the queA gene encoding tRNA preQ1(34) S-adenosylmethionine ribosyltransferase-isomerase QueA: MSTAPLDIADFTFDLPPERIAHEPARPRESARLLHVPAGEEGFHDHHIRDLPDLLSPGDVLVANDTRVIPAQLTAWRGQARIGLTLNRPLPDGSWHVLARNARRLRAGDRLRFTEEDTQPTGMLAAEVVARDEDGGAILRFVAEDFDAALAQYGALALPPYIDRPQGPTDQDARDYQTVFARHRGAVAAPTAGLHFTPALLDRLEAKGIERVTITLHVGAGTFLPMRDDTIEAHRLHAERGVITPEAASRINAAKRIVAVGTTSLRLLESAADATGGVRPFDAETDIFIKPGHRFRTAHALLTNFHLPRSTLFMLVCAFAGTARMRAAYAHAIAEAYRFYSYGDACLIERG; this comes from the coding sequence ATGAGTACAGCCCCTCTCGATATTGCCGATTTCACTTTCGATCTGCCGCCGGAGCGAATCGCGCATGAACCGGCGCGTCCGCGCGAATCCGCCCGTCTGCTGCATGTCCCGGCAGGGGAGGAGGGATTCCATGATCATCATATCCGCGATCTGCCCGATCTGCTGAGCCCGGGCGATGTGCTGGTGGCCAATGATACGCGGGTGATCCCGGCGCAACTCACGGCATGGCGCGGACAGGCGCGGATCGGCCTGACGCTTAATCGGCCTCTGCCGGATGGAAGCTGGCATGTGCTGGCCCGCAATGCGCGTCGCCTGCGGGCCGGCGACAGGCTGCGCTTTACCGAGGAGGATACGCAGCCCACCGGCATGCTGGCGGCCGAGGTGGTGGCGCGTGACGAAGATGGGGGCGCCATCCTGCGTTTTGTCGCGGAGGATTTCGATGCGGCGCTGGCGCAGTACGGGGCGCTGGCCTTGCCGCCTTATATCGATCGTCCGCAAGGCCCAACCGATCAGGATGCGAGAGACTATCAGACTGTCTTTGCCCGTCATCGTGGTGCGGTGGCTGCGCCGACGGCGGGGCTGCATTTTACCCCGGCCTTGCTGGACAGGCTGGAGGCAAAGGGGATCGAGCGTGTCACGATCACCCTGCATGTCGGCGCCGGTACTTTTCTGCCGATGCGTGATGATACGATCGAGGCCCATCGTCTGCATGCAGAGCGTGGTGTCATCACGCCGGAGGCTGCCTCACGGATCAATGCGGCCAAACGGATTGTCGCGGTTGGTACAACCAGCCTGCGCCTGCTGGAAAGTGCGGCCGATGCGACGGGTGGCGTACGTCCCTTTGATGCCGAGACTGATATTTTCATCAAGCCAGGTCACCGGTTCCGCACCGCCCATGCGTTGCTGACGAATTTTCATCTGCCGCGTTCGACCCTGTTCATGCTGGTCTGTGCCTTTGCCGGAACAGCGCGGATGCGGGCGGCCTATGCACATGCCATCGCTGAGGCTTACCGTTTCTACTCCTACGGTGATGCCTGTCTGATCGAGCGGGGCTGA
- the tgt gene encoding tRNA guanosine(34) transglycosylase Tgt, which produces MSLTLSLQAEDGRARAATLHTAHGDVPTPTFMPVGTAATVKAMMMDSVRATGAGIVLGNTYHLMLRPGADRVAALGGLHRFMDWPGPILTDSGGFQVMSLSSLRKLDKDGVTFQSHIDGSRHRLTPESAIEIQHKLDATITMAFDECTKFPATHEEAAASMELSMRWAARCRDAFVPRDGYGLFGIVQGSIYNDLRTQSVTALGDDFHGYAVGGLAVGEGQEAMFATLDHTLPLLPRGKPRYLMGVGTPDDILGAVMRGVDMFDCVMPTRAGRTARAYTSQGVMNMRNARYADDPRPIDPACDCPACTRHSRAYLHHLFRAGEMLGPMLLTWHNLNYYQSLMRGLRSAIMDGRLEQHAVTLRAAWAAGDREKQDG; this is translated from the coding sequence ATGTCCCTTACCCTGTCTCTTCAGGCCGAGGATGGCCGGGCGCGAGCCGCCACGCTGCATACCGCGCATGGTGACGTGCCGACCCCGACTTTCATGCCGGTCGGCACGGCGGCCACCGTCAAGGCCATGATGATGGATTCCGTCCGCGCCACCGGCGCCGGGATCGTGCTTGGCAATACCTACCATCTGATGCTGCGCCCAGGAGCGGACCGGGTGGCGGCGCTGGGCGGCCTGCACCGTTTCATGGACTGGCCCGGTCCCATTCTGACCGATAGTGGCGGGTTTCAGGTCATGTCCCTGTCCTCCCTGCGCAAGCTGGACAAGGATGGCGTGACGTTCCAGTCCCATATTGATGGCTCCCGCCATCGTCTGACGCCGGAAAGCGCGATCGAAATCCAGCACAAGCTGGATGCGACGATCACCATGGCATTCGATGAATGCACCAAATTCCCCGCCACGCATGAGGAGGCGGCTGCTTCCATGGAGCTGTCGATGCGCTGGGCGGCGCGATGCCGGGATGCCTTCGTGCCGCGTGACGGGTACGGGTTGTTCGGGATCGTGCAGGGCAGCATCTATAATGATCTGCGCACGCAATCCGTGACGGCGCTGGGCGATGATTTCCACGGCTATGCGGTGGGCGGTCTGGCGGTGGGAGAGGGGCAGGAGGCGATGTTCGCCACGCTCGACCATACCTTGCCGCTGCTGCCGCGTGGAAAGCCGCGCTACCTGATGGGGGTTGGCACACCGGATGATATTCTGGGTGCGGTCATGCGGGGCGTGGATATGTTTGACTGCGTCATGCCCACACGCGCCGGACGGACTGCCCGCGCCTACACCTCGCAGGGGGTGATGAACATGCGCAATGCCCGTTATGCAGATGATCCCCGCCCGATCGATCCGGCCTGCGATTGTCCTGCCTGCACACGCCACAGCCGGGCTTATCTGCATCATCTGTTCCGGGCCGGAGAGATGCTGGGACCGATGCTGCTGACATGGCATAATCTGAATTACTATCAGTCTCTGATGCGTGGCCTGCGCAGCGCGATCATGGATGGACGGCTGGAGCAGCATGCCGTCACGCTGCGCGCCGCCTGGGCGGCCGGAGATCGGGAGAAACAGGATGGCTGA
- the queF gene encoding preQ(1) synthase: MAENYAGLTQLGQTISQPASPDQAVLEKVPNPTPGKAYMIRFTAPEFTSLCPLTGQPDFAHIVLDYVPRDWIVESKSLKLFLTSFRNVGSFHEACSMKIAERVVSLLDPVWLRIGAYWYPRGGIPIDVFWQTGAPPDGVWIPAQDVPGYRGRG, translated from the coding sequence ATGGCTGAAAACTATGCAGGTCTGACCCAGCTCGGCCAGACCATTTCCCAGCCCGCCAGTCCGGATCAGGCAGTGCTGGAGAAAGTGCCCAATCCGACGCCGGGTAAAGCGTATATGATCCGCTTTACCGCACCGGAATTCACCTCTCTCTGTCCGCTGACCGGCCAGCCGGATTTCGCGCATATCGTGCTGGATTACGTGCCGCGTGACTGGATTGTCGAAAGCAAATCCCTGAAGCTGTTTCTGACCAGTTTCCGCAATGTCGGCAGTTTTCACGAAGCCTGTTCAATGAAAATCGCGGAGCGTGTGGTCAGCCTGCTTGATCCTGTCTGGCTGAGGATCGGTGCTTACTGGTATCCGCGCGGCGGTATCCCCATCGACGTGTTCTGGCAGACCGGCGCACCGCCGGATGGTGTATGGATTCCGGCGCAGGATGTGCCGGGTTATCGGGGAAGAGGTTAA